The genomic region GAAGTATCTTATAGTTTAAACAAAGATATCGTTAAACTCAGCAAAACAATCGTTTACAACACAAGTTCTCTGTCTGTTAAATTTGATGGAAAAGAGATATATTCCAGTAAAAAACTTGTATCAGGCTCTTCTTTTGATATAACACTAACTAGAACCATAGAAGCTGAACTAAACTTGTACTATCCAGTTATAATAGGAACCCTTGTTTTAATTTTGTTTGTAACCATTTTCTACTCTTACAAAAAACAAAAAACCATTCAGGTTAAACAAGAAGCAGGTGAATCAGAGGAACTACTGAATACAAAAAAGACTCTTCTAATGGAAACATTGAAAGATATCGAGAAAAGACATAGAGCAAAGGAAATATCTGACGATACCTACCACAAACTCAGAGAGCAATACAAACAGCAAGCAGTGGAAACAATGAAAAAAATAGAGGACATGAAATCAAAAATCAAATAGACTCTGCTGTCTCTCATCCTTTTCTTCATCTGTAGCTGTTACGACTTCCTCAAGGGGTTTCACTTTAGCTGGGGTCTCAGATGATTGTAATATATCCTTCATTTTATGCGAGTATTTTTTGCCAAGCAGATACTCTATTTCATTCTCGGTTAAATCAAGTTTTTGTTTCATTTTAACAGCAAACTCAGTATCATTCCCAAACATGTGCACAAAATATGCTGATAGGAAATCTTTGCTTTTACCACTAGAGTTGTGACATAACTTACTAATCTTTTTAGAAATCGATTCTCTTATTTCTCTCTCAGGCTTACCATCTTTTAACTCTTTTAACCACAATGGAAAACTATACCTTTCACTATAATAGTCACGTGTTTTCGCTAGGGCTACACCACCATGCATTATATCACACGCATATGACCATAAACCATAGTTTTGTTTCCTACGTGTCCTACCAAGAAAGACATCAGCCTTGGACAAAGCCTCGTAACCCTTAACCAGGTCATTAAAGTCTCTGTACTCACTAGGTAAGTTTTCATTTATCCATAGTATAATGTTCTCAGGATCTACATCAAGGTTTGAAACACAATCTCTGATACCCTTTATATCTCTGGTTTTGAATATTTCCCTCAATGCATCAAATATTATTTTCTCCCTATCCCGGTACCCGAGGACACTCAAAGATTGAATATCAATTTGTTTTTT from Candidatus Thermoplasmatota archaeon harbors:
- a CDS encoding replication factor C large subunit; this translates as MEDWTEKYRPKTLDEVIGNERAVIELRKWAKSWDSGTPKKRALILSGKPGTGKTSSAIALANDYKWALIELNASDARNATKIKRVATYGAVNETFDDHGRFISSKTGGRKLIVLDEADNLYEKIETSDETEDDYSDKGGKKAIVDTIKITNQPIILIVNDYYNLIKGGGEPLKNICEQVKFYEPTPSAIFNLLRKICTTEGVSVDLKVLQTIADRSKGDVRSAINDLQSICLDKKQIDIQSLSVLGYRDREKIIFDALREIFKTRDIKGIRDCVSNLDVDPENIILWINENLPSEYRDFNDLVKGYEALSKADVFLGRTRRKQNYGLWSYACDIMHGGVALAKTRDYYSERYSFPLWLKELKDGKPEREIRESISKKISKLCHNSSGKSKDFLSAYFVHMFGNDTEFAVKMKQKLDLTENEIEYLLGKKYSHKMKDILQSSETPAKVKPLEEVVTATDEEKDERQQSLFDF